A genomic segment from Deinococcus sp. QL22 encodes:
- a CDS encoding helix-turn-helix domain-containing protein codes for MQRNQNYRPNGRRLLELRMARDLTMEDVALAAEIDKRTLVEYEDGTRGEKFQYNQLRHLADFYEVSFESLLQPIETSVAFASV; via the coding sequence ATGCAGCGTAACCAAAATTACCGTCCAAACGGCAGGCGCTTGCTGGAGCTGCGGATGGCTCGTGATCTCACGATGGAAGATGTTGCACTTGCCGCAGAGATTGATAAGCGCACGCTCGTGGAGTACGAAGACGGAACACGGGGCGAGAAGTTCCAGTACAACCAATTGCGCCACCTCGCTGACTTCTACGAAGTGTCTTTCGAGAGCCTGTTGCAACCCATCGAAACCTCTGTGGCCTTCGCCTCTGTCTGA
- a CDS encoding DNA adenine methylase, whose product MSEFAPVLRWPGAKWRIAEWVCGHLPAHDCYVEPFFGSGAVFFNKEPSRVEVINDLDRNVVTLFRVLREQGAALAGMLSVTPWAEGEYRDAHAKLQQPDLTDLERARCLIVASWQQIGRRPLTVRSNWRFRDVAGQSPVTAWQILPERVLQAAARLKDAQISEMPAVKLIAQTQGKDVLLYVDPPYLSEIRSSSRLYEHEMRGRDQHDELLDVLRAHLGPVVLSAYANDYYSAALPGWQTVATGARTQTNAQRAETLWINPVAWRRLTHASPILILERAL is encoded by the coding sequence ATGAGTGAGTTTGCTCCTGTCCTGCGCTGGCCTGGTGCCAAGTGGCGTATCGCCGAGTGGGTGTGCGGCCACCTGCCCGCCCATGACTGCTACGTAGAGCCGTTCTTCGGCAGTGGCGCGGTCTTTTTCAATAAAGAGCCTTCCCGCGTAGAAGTTATCAACGACTTGGATCGCAACGTCGTGACTCTGTTCCGGGTGTTGCGCGAGCAAGGGGCTGCACTGGCAGGGATGCTTTCCGTCACGCCCTGGGCTGAGGGCGAGTACCGCGACGCGCACGCGAAGCTCCAGCAGCCTGACCTGACTGACCTCGAACGTGCCCGTTGCCTGATCGTGGCCAGTTGGCAGCAGATTGGCCGTAGACCTCTCACAGTGCGCAGCAATTGGCGGTTTCGGGACGTTGCGGGACAGTCTCCTGTCACGGCTTGGCAGATTCTGCCTGAGCGAGTACTGCAAGCTGCCGCCCGCCTGAAAGACGCGCAGATCAGCGAGATGCCCGCCGTCAAGCTGATTGCCCAGACGCAAGGCAAAGACGTCCTGCTGTACGTCGATCCGCCCTACCTGAGCGAGATTCGCAGCAGTTCCCGCCTCTATGAACACGAAATGCGGGGCCGCGACCAGCATGACGAGCTGCTGGACGTTCTCCGCGCCCACCTCGGCCCAGTCGTGCTGAGCGCTTACGCCAACGATTACTACAGTGCGGCGTTGCCCGGCTGGCAGACGGTGGCCACAGGAGCCCGCACCCAAACCAATGCCCAGCGGGCCGAAACGCTCTGGATCAATCCCGTCGCATGGCGGAGGCTGACGCACGCCTCGCCCATTCTGATTTTGGAGCGTGCGTTATGA
- a CDS encoding N-6 DNA methylase, with amino-acid sequence MTSKLARSFQRDAGAEQSTRGFLGDPLKLPFARILQDVKQIRVSEAYRRMVTAGACALTGGQQEALYLDAIKGLSAHDLDVVVRSFRQLVVDMDDRPYMDLLGPLYMEINHKLDRDSGGEFFTPFALSCLLARLQVSPDAAHIFTPGEVLNCNEPTAGTGGMVLTFAEALADQGINPLHTRWVVQDISDRSCYGAFINTTLWGIPATVVCGNTLKVECLWSWQNVFWHAALPWPKPEETQAEDVRFGQVVTAMRGFLAGVA; translated from the coding sequence ATGACGTCCAAACTCGCCCGTTCCTTCCAGCGCGACGCCGGAGCCGAGCAGTCCACCCGTGGTTTCCTGGGCGACCCACTGAAACTTCCGTTTGCCCGCATCCTCCAGGACGTCAAGCAGATTCGTGTGTCCGAGGCCTACCGCCGCATGGTGACCGCTGGAGCCTGCGCCCTGACCGGTGGGCAGCAGGAAGCTCTCTACCTGGACGCCATCAAGGGGCTGAGCGCCCATGACCTTGATGTGGTCGTGCGCTCGTTCCGGCAACTGGTGGTGGATATGGACGACCGGCCCTATATGGATTTGCTGGGGCCGCTGTACATGGAGATCAACCACAAATTAGACCGGGATTCGGGCGGCGAATTTTTTACTCCCTTTGCCCTCTCGTGCCTGCTGGCCCGCTTGCAGGTTTCCCCTGACGCCGCGCACATCTTCACGCCCGGTGAAGTCCTGAACTGCAATGAGCCCACCGCAGGCACGGGCGGCATGGTGCTCACCTTTGCTGAGGCGTTGGCCGATCAGGGCATCAATCCCTTGCACACCCGCTGGGTCGTGCAGGACATCTCCGACCGCTCCTGCTACGGCGCGTTCATCAACACCACCCTCTGGGGCATTCCGGCCACCGTCGTGTGCGGCAACACCCTGAAAGTGGAATGCCTGTGGAGCTGGCAGAACGTCTTCTGGCACGCGGCTTTGCCCTGGCCTAAGCCAGAGGAAACGCAGGCAGAGGACGTCCGCTTTGGGCAGGTCGTCACGGCCATGCGCGGCTTCTTAGCGGGTGTGGCATGA
- a CDS encoding winged helix-turn-helix domain-containing protein: protein MSATNAAPSRVRGVYGADTRAVLLALREPARVPALMAELGWTTARVWDNVKGLYGRGLLERPVRGVYRITPAGEAALAHLPPVSGSVTLRNVHRAAPLSTGRLWSAERVAWLKAHYAALGHRRAAELLNMEPSAVHAKARKLGLEAGDVAGYVRLTDVANLVERDYVMLWSRAQHAGVLTYPVGVKGQQRRTHALVPDAWVETVLSEWQPPTPDDVALCELRAELGLSRTHAQRLTASVAYLRTPVKGGQARLYVSTEDALRLRQSVREAAKTPRAPVVGRAGILQAIEAGGEAGRSERELFEALPCSRAAVRIHVLALRGAGTIQMCRTGTTLDPFVYRAARFVHAPEPPQRVITISGRPRKVLAHAAD, encoded by the coding sequence ATGAGCGCCACGAATGCTGCTCCCAGCCGTGTTCGGGGTGTGTACGGTGCAGACACCCGTGCCGTGTTGCTGGCCCTACGCGAGCCGGCCCGCGTTCCAGCGCTTATGGCCGAACTGGGCTGGACGACGGCGCGGGTGTGGGACAACGTCAAAGGGCTGTACGGGCGCGGATTACTGGAACGGCCCGTGCGCGGCGTATACCGCATCACGCCCGCCGGAGAAGCCGCCCTCGCGCACCTGCCCCCGGTCAGCGGGTCGGTGACGCTGCGCAACGTGCACCGCGCTGCACCGCTCTCGACAGGCCGCCTGTGGTCAGCGGAGCGCGTGGCGTGGCTGAAGGCGCATTACGCCGCCCTCGGCCACCGCCGCGCTGCGGAGCTGCTGAACATGGAACCGAGCGCTGTGCACGCCAAGGCCCGCAAATTGGGCCTGGAAGCAGGCGATGTGGCGGGCTACGTGCGTCTCACCGACGTGGCGAATTTGGTGGAGCGGGACTACGTGATGCTCTGGAGCCGCGCCCAGCACGCCGGGGTGCTGACCTATCCCGTGGGCGTGAAAGGCCAGCAACGGCGAACGCACGCCCTCGTGCCTGATGCGTGGGTCGAGACCGTTCTCAGTGAGTGGCAGCCGCCCACGCCCGACGACGTGGCGCTCTGTGAGTTGCGGGCAGAACTGGGCCTGAGCCGCACCCACGCGCAGCGCCTGACGGCAAGCGTGGCCTACCTGCGCACCCCGGTCAAGGGTGGACAGGCCCGGCTCTACGTCAGCACCGAAGACGCCCTGCGCCTGCGCCAGTCGGTGCGGGAAGCGGCCAAAACGCCCCGTGCCCCGGTGGTGGGCCGGGCAGGCATCCTCCAAGCCATCGAGGCCGGGGGTGAGGCGGGCCGCAGCGAGCGCGAACTGTTTGAAGCCCTGCCCTGCTCCCGCGCCGCCGTGCGGATTCACGTGCTGGCGCTGCGGGGAGCCGGAACCATCCAGATGTGCCGCACCGGAACCACCCTCGACCCGTTCGTGTACCGCGCAGCCCGCTTCGTCCACGCGCCGGAGCCGCCGCAGCGTGTCATCACCATTTCCGGACGGCCCCGCAAAGTGCTTGCTCACGCCGCCGATTAG
- a CDS encoding MarR family winged helix-turn-helix transcriptional regulator: MSNTTLLTLSARIAELERTARSGHEAQETLTQLYQKQNQVAAAIEATQDIIYAGEDAEATLKRLSAVLNGGTPAEAQSAATPAVAEVAVQEADAQSPLVEPDSTPGLQVGKVLVVGSEAAGPPEGTPQEPAPAVPARKPPEMTQAERQTTLLADLAAHPDSSNREVKNRLGWSDSTTAKWITRLTTQGYLTVDSTDWPYRYRLSEQTQCDFGVLVEAEVLPPVVAEVESAPVETEAQAEAEQSEAEPTSEPAPQPSSLQTQLVAWVSEHGPHRAKDVAAAFNLYPGPCAVQLNALVREGLLMTFPGTSPVIYALPGTPLPVPPIEAQAPKTPEPAARSVPLPSDRTHRALLLLDLHGPQSHRGLHGYMDVDFSITTLQRLLTALEEEGLVEMTPSQTVTTVSLTPLGRARLAAYASGEIKPALPPKPGKKAQVVEQVTSFRSTPSQEDLNITMRANAALVLGVLEAGQAYVETDLVKATGLALSHLRMALGNLQATGEVQRLDGVGTRAMYRLEQLDLPEPEGDTLTPEGERVAAHLAHVTARSASDTATNIATGLRLPRVEVDQALAVLNAQGRLAYTRIANLVTYTLRNAAAEAAA, from the coding sequence ATGTCCAACACCACACTGCTCACCCTGTCGGCCCGAATTGCCGAGCTGGAACGCACCGCCCGAAGCGGCCATGAGGCGCAGGAAACCCTGACCCAGCTCTATCAAAAACAGAATCAGGTCGCTGCGGCTATCGAGGCAACGCAGGACATCATCTACGCCGGAGAGGATGCCGAGGCGACACTGAAGCGTCTCTCCGCCGTGCTCAATGGCGGAACGCCCGCAGAGGCCCAAAGTGCTGCCACCCCTGCTGTTGCAGAGGTTGCCGTGCAGGAGGCAGATGCGCAGTCTCCGCTCGTCGAACCTGATTCCACGCCAGGCCTGCAAGTCGGGAAGGTGCTGGTGGTGGGAAGTGAAGCCGCTGGGCCTCCCGAAGGTACTCCCCAAGAACCGGCACCAGCGGTCCCCGCTCGCAAACCTCCTGAAATGACTCAGGCAGAACGGCAAACGACCTTGCTGGCCGATCTCGCCGCCCATCCCGATTCCAGCAACCGTGAGGTCAAGAATCGGCTGGGGTGGAGCGACTCCACGACCGCCAAGTGGATCACCCGCCTGACCACGCAGGGATACCTGACCGTGGACTCTACGGATTGGCCCTACCGCTACCGCCTCAGCGAGCAGACCCAGTGCGACTTTGGGGTGCTGGTTGAAGCTGAAGTGCTGCCTCCGGTGGTTGCAGAGGTCGAGTCAGCGCCGGTGGAGACGGAAGCTCAGGCCGAGGCTGAACAAAGCGAGGCTGAGCCCACGTCCGAGCCTGCCCCCCAGCCCAGCAGCCTGCAAACTCAACTGGTGGCGTGGGTCAGTGAGCATGGCCCGCACCGCGCCAAAGATGTGGCCGCCGCATTCAACTTGTATCCCGGCCCCTGCGCCGTCCAACTCAATGCCCTGGTCAGAGAAGGCCTCCTGATGACGTTCCCTGGAACCTCGCCCGTGATCTACGCCCTACCCGGAACGCCGCTGCCCGTACCGCCGATTGAAGCGCAGGCCCCCAAGACGCCAGAACCTGCCGCCCGCTCCGTGCCCTTGCCCAGCGACCGCACGCACCGCGCGTTGCTGTTGCTCGATTTGCATGGCCCGCAGAGTCACCGAGGCTTACACGGGTACATGGACGTGGACTTCTCGATTACGACGCTACAGCGGTTGCTGACGGCCCTGGAAGAGGAAGGACTGGTGGAGATGACACCCAGCCAGACCGTTACCACCGTCTCACTGACCCCATTGGGGCGGGCTCGTCTGGCCGCCTACGCGTCCGGGGAAATCAAGCCCGCTCTGCCCCCGAAGCCCGGTAAGAAGGCTCAGGTGGTGGAGCAGGTCACCTCGTTTCGCTCGACACCCAGCCAGGAAGATCTGAATATCACCATGCGGGCCAATGCCGCGCTCGTTTTGGGCGTGCTGGAGGCAGGGCAGGCGTATGTCGAAACCGACCTGGTCAAGGCGACGGGACTGGCCCTCTCTCACCTGCGCATGGCTCTGGGCAACCTGCAGGCGACCGGAGAAGTGCAGCGGCTGGACGGGGTGGGCACGCGGGCGATGTACCGCCTGGAACAGCTCGACCTGCCGGAACCGGAGGGCGACACCCTGACGCCGGAAGGGGAACGGGTGGCGGCGCACCTGGCGCACGTCACGGCCCGCAGCGCGTCTGACACCGCCACCAATATCGCTACAGGCCTGCGCCTGCCCCGTGTTGAGGTGGATCAGGCCCTCGCTGTCCTGAACGCACAGGGGCGACTGGCCTACACGCGCATTGCGAACCTCGTGACGTACACCCTGCGCAACGCGGCAGCAGAGGCGGCGGCATGA